DNA from Amycolatopsis sp. DSM 110486:
GGGAAAGCCCGCCGCGCCGACCAGTTCCGGGTCGAGGAAGGTCGTGATCGACGCCAGGTGCGTGGTGTCCGCGGTCAGCACGGCCAACCCGAAGGGCCGGAAGGGCTCGTCGGTCCGCTCCCGGTAGTAGGCCACGGCGGCCGGCTGGTCGTTCGCGACGGTCGGGTACATCCGGTACAGCCCGGGCGCGGTGAGCACGTGCTCGGCCAGGAACGGAACGCACGAGCGTTTCCCGGACAGGGACAACCCGGACGGAACCACCTCGAGGGTGGCGTCGTCGCGCAGCAGGCGGGTCAGGGCCTCGACGTCGGCGGTTTCGAAGGCGGCGATGTAGGAGTTCAGGACGTCGCGCGCCGCGGGCGAGTCCGGCTCGGCGAAGTTCTCCGGCGTCGGCGTCAGTTCGTCGAGCCGGGCGCGTGCGCGTTGGAGGGCGCTTTTGACTGCGGGCACGCTCGTGTCGAGCACCTGGGCGATCTCGGTGGCCGGCATGGCCAGCACTTCGCGCAGCAGGAACGCCGCGCGTTGCCGCGGCGGCAGGTACTGCGCGCTGGCGACCAGGGCGAGCCGCAGCATCCTGCGTTGTTCGGCCACCTGGGCCGGGTCACCGAGCCACGGCGTGACCCAGAGGACCTCGGCCGTGGCCAACGGGACGTCCGGGTCCTCACCCGGGGCGCCGAGTCCGGCCGGCAGTACTCGGCGGCCCCGCCCTTGCAGCGCCGTCAGGCACACGTTCGTGGCGATCCGGTACAGCCAGGTACGCACCGACGCGCGTTCTTCGAAGGAGGCGCGGCTGCGCCACGCTCGCAGGTAGGTCTCCTGCACCAGGTCCTCGGCCTCGTGCGCCGAACCCGTCATCCGGTAGCACAAGGCGACCAGCTCCGGCCGGTACTCCTGGAGATCGTCCCATGTCTGCGGCATGTCCGTCATCCTCGTCGTGGCCGGTAGTGCAAGGACACCAGTCCCGGATCGGCGCCCGGGCCCGCGCTGAGCATCTCCCAGGCGCTCGGCGCGTCGCCGGGGTCGGAAAAAGAGGCGCCGTCGGGGACGATCACGGGCACGACGGTCACCGCCAGCTCGTCGACCAGCCCGGCCGCGGTGAGCGTCCGCCCGAACCGGCCGTGCCCGTAGACGATCAAGTCCCCGCCCGGTTCGCGCTTCATCGCGGCGACGGTTTCGGTGATCTCGGTGTCGAGCACGGTGGTATTGGTCCAGTGCGGATCTCGCAGGGTCGAGGAGAACACGTACTTCGGCATGGCGTTGAGGTGGGCGGCGTAGTCGCCGGGGGTGTCCGGCCACTGCCGGGAGAAGTCGTCGTAGGTCCGCCGGCCCATCAGCATCGCCGAGCAGCCGCGCAACGCCGCCAGCGACGCCGTCGCGCTGCCCGGGCCGAAGTAGGGCCCGGCCCATGCCATCGGTTTGCTGATCACGCCATTGAGCGAAACCAGAGTGCTGAGCACCAGGCGTCGCGAAGAGAGCGTCGTCATGGGTGGTTGGACCCGGCCGGGTCTGAAAAGGAATCGGTCCGGCCCCGGTTCCTTCGCGGATCGAGTGGGTTACTCGACAAGAACACACGAAGGTCCGATCCCCGACGCTCTGAGGGCGCGTCGCAGGCAGCACGCTCAGCGTGCTCGAGCTCGTCGCCGCGAGGGTCGGTATCGCGCTGGTCCCGGATCGGGTCGACCGGATCGCGGTACCCAGTGTCGGCTACCGCCCACTGTCCGGACTGGGGGCGAAGGCCGAATTCTCCGTCGTCCAACGCGCCGACGAGACGAACCCGGCCGTCGTCGCCTTCCTCGAGAACGCCCGGCGACGGTCCGGCGGCACCCGGCCGCCGGGGAAATCTCGGCGGCGCTCGGCACCGGCCCACCGGAGGGCTCCAGTTGCCGCGCGCGGTCCACTCAGGCCGAGTGCGCCGTCCGCCTGGCCGGCCAGATCGGCAGCAGGCCCCGTCCGCTGACGTCGTTGAGGACGATGGCTGAGCACAGGTAGAACGCGACGAAGGAGTCGAGGAGGCCGACCCAGCCGCCGGCCTTGGTCAGCGCGATCGCGGTGGCTCCCGATCCGATGAGGTTGGCGAGGCCCAGCAGCACGTAGACCACGACCAGCAACACGAACGCGGTGAACGCGGGTGCGTTGACCACCCGTGCCCCCACGGCGAGCATCGCGGTGAACAACGCCCACACGATCAGGTAAGCGCCGAACATGCGGGCGAAGTTCGCTGCTCCCGCCGTGTCGGTGATCATCGGTGCGTAGAACTGCACGATCAGCGCCGTGGTGAACAGGAAGCAGGCATACGCCGAACAGAACGTCGCACCGAACAGGTTGTTGCCGCGGAACTCCCAGATCCCGCCGACGAGCATGGCGAGCGCGCCAGTGCCCATCGCGACGGGAACGAACAGCGTGGCCGTCCGCTGGTCCACGACACCTGTGTTGGCCAACGACAGAATCGTCAATGAGAATCCGAACCCCGCCAGCGCCAGGGGCACCCCGCTGGCTGTGGGGGCGAAGGCGGTCGTGGCGGGCTCACCCGCACGCGGCGGCGGCACTTGCGGGGCGGCTCCCGGAGGAGCGGTTCGTTGTGCGTATTCTGCGCTGCTGGTCATGATGCTCCCTCCAGGCTGCGCAGGAATGCTCCGACACGGACCGGGTGGAACCGCGTCGAGGCCAGGCGGATCAAACTTCCGTGGCGAGCAGTTCCTTGAGGCCGTTGTCGATGAACCGGGTGTCCTCCGGGTTGAGGCCGCCACCGGCGAAATGTCCCCACGCTCCCGGGATGACGCGCAGTTCCGCCCGGTGCATGTGCTTGACTTCCCACTCGTTGTCCTCGGGCGGGAAGTACAGGTCCTGCTGCGCAGGCATCACGATCGCGGGCGCCCGGATCGCGCCGAGCGCGTCCTCGACGCTGCGCATTCCCGGCGTGTTGCCGATGTCGGCGTGCTGCCAGGTCCACAGCATGGTCAGGAGGTTGTTCGCGTCGCGCTTGAGGAACAGGCCCTCCCAGAAGGCCACGAGGAAGTCTTCCAGGGACGCGTAGCCCAGTGGCTCGCGCTCGTAGATCGTCTCCCGGTAGAACTGCTGGCAGAAGCCCCAGCCGGCGTAGACCCGCGCCATGGCGCGGAGCCCGATGTCGGGTTGCTTGTCGTACCGGCCGCCGTTGTAGGCCGCGTCCGCGGTAAGCGCCGCCCTGACCCCTTCCAGGAACACGAAGTTGTGCAGGCTGGTCTTCGCCGATCCGCAGAATGGCAGGATCCGCTTGACCATGTCGGGGAAGCTGACCGCCCACTGGTAGGTCTGCCCGGCGCCCATCGACCAGCCGGTGACCAACTCCAGTGTCCCGATGCCGAAGCGCTCGGTCACCAGCCGGTGCTGGAACTGGACGTTGTCATACATGGTCACCCGGGGAAACGACGCGCGGTCATGCGGCGCGGGCGTGTTGCTCGGCGACGAGGACAACCCGTTGCCCAGCATATTCGGAATGATGATGAAGTATCTCGCCGGATCGAGCGCCATCCCCTCGCCGATCAGCCATTCATTGTCGTAATGCTGCCCGGAGTACCACGTTGGGTAAACGATCGCATTGCTCTTGTCACCGTTGAGCTCGCCGTAAGTCTTGTACGCGAGCTTGGCATCGCTGAGCGTGGCGCCTTCTTGTAACCGGACGGTACCAAGGTCGAACATTTCGTAATCCACGAGAGCCTCCTTGCCGGCTTCTCCGGCTGCGCGCTCCTCGTGGTCCACGATACGCCGCCACCGGGTAGGCGGTGCGGGCCAGCTGAACTGTATCGCGCCAGTTCCCACCCCGGTCGACCAGCGCTGGTACCGGTGGGATTCTCGATGTTCAAGTTGTGCACGTCGAGCAGTTCGCGGTCCGTCCGCGACGGACTTCGACCGTCCCCAGGACCCAGAGCGACGACCTGTCACTCTGGGTCTTGTTCGAGCTCACCAGGTGCCTCCACGCCGGTGCCGCTCAAGCCTTCGGCCCCGTTGAGACGGGCCTCGCTCTTCGCCACGCGTTCGGCCGTTCGAGTGCAGGTCTTGCAGCAGGCGCAGTGGCCCGTGACCTCCCGATCGGGCGTGGGCGGTAGTAAGCAGCCGCCGCCGCGGGGGACCGCACGTGCCTGGATGTAGCCCTCACTAAAGGGGTGGTGTCGGGGGCGATCCGATAGTCGCATATCAGCGCCATGTCCACCTGGCTTCGAAAGCGGGCCACGGACGGCGGCGGTCAAGGGCTTGCTGAGATCCCCACCGGCGCAGAACGCTGTCCCGGTGGCGCGCAGCACCGCCATGCGGATGGCGCGTAGGTCGTCGAGCGATCGCGCGATCGTTGATCTGTTCAGGCGGTGCTCGCTCGTCTGTCGTCATTGGTCAATCTTTGCGCGGTTTCGGTTTCGGACCGGCGGAAGGAGAGGTAGTGGGCGGGTTGACTGGTGCGGGGTTTGCAGGGGCTGTGGCTGCTCGGCGTGGTGTGGCACGTACGTCCGAGCGGGAGCCAGGCGGTGTGCGTTTTGCGTTTTACGGGCGGATGTCGACCAGCGAGTTCCAAGACCCGCGGACGTCTCGTGCGTGGCAGCGCGCGGTGGCGGATGAGTTGGTCGAGGGTGTCGGCGAGGTCGTGGTCGAGTTCTTCGATGAGAGCCGGTCGCGGCGGTGGTCGTGGCCGGACCGTCCGGCTGCGTCTGAGTTGTTGGCGGTTGCGGAGAGCCGGGATCGTGCGTTTGATGCTGTGGTGGTGGGTGAGTACGAGCGGGCTTTCCACGGTGACCAGTTCCGGGAAGTGGTCGCTCGGCTGGATGCGGTGGGTGTGCAGGTGTGGTTGCCTGAGGCTGGCGGCCCGGTGTAGCTGGGCAGTCCTGTTTATCGAGGGTTGATGACGCTGCTGGGCGCTCAGGCGCAGCGTGAGGTCGTGCGGACTCGGTACCGTGTCATGGCAGCGATGCGTGCGCAGACACGGTTGCAGGGGCGTTTTCTTGGCGGTCATCCTCCTTATGGGTATCGGTTGGCTGACGGCGGGCCTCATCCGAACATGATCCACGCGCGATGGGGTCGGCGTTTGCACAGACTTGAGCCGGACCCGGAGACCTCGCAGCGGGTGCGATGGATGTTCGCCGAGCGCGCCTGCGGGCCGGTCGATCGCGTCGTTGGCGCGGGAGTTGAATGAGCGTGGTGTTCCGTGCCCGTCGAGCGCGGATCCGGCGAGGAACTCCCACCGGTCGGGGGCGCGGTGGATTGTTCGCACCGTCGGGATGATCTTGGAGAACCCGAGGTACACCCGACCCCCGGTATCGCCGGTAGTTGATCACGTTGTCGCGGTGCAGGTGATTGCGGCGTCGCAACCTGAGCGGTTTG
Protein-coding regions in this window:
- a CDS encoding RNA polymerase subunit sigma-70, with the protein product MPQTWDDLQEYRPELVALCYRMTGSAHEAEDLVQETYLRAWRSRASFEERASVRTWLYRIATNVCLTALQGRGRRVLPAGLGAPGEDPDVPLATAEVLWVTPWLGDPAQVAEQRRMLRLALVASAQYLPPRQRAAFLLREVLAMPATEIAQVLDTSVPAVKSALQRARARLDELTPTPENFAEPDSPAARDVLNSYIAAFETADVEALTRLLRDDATLEVVPSGLSLSGKRSCVPFLAEHVLTAPGLYRMYPTVANDQPAAVAYYRERTDEPFRPFGLAVLTADTTHLASITTFLDPELVGAAGFPDDPDQVQFTHDGSCAVRESSHPAASAR
- a CDS encoding acetate uptake transporter encodes the protein MTSSAEYAQRTAPPGAAPQVPPPRAGEPATTAFAPTASGVPLALAGFGFSLTILSLANTGVVDQRTATLFVPVAMGTGALAMLVGGIWEFRGNNLFGATFCSAYACFLFTTALIVQFYAPMITDTAGAANFARMFGAYLIVWALFTAMLAVGARVVNAPAFTAFVLLVVVYVLLGLANLIGSGATAIALTKAGGWVGLLDSFVAFYLCSAIVLNDVSGRGLLPIWPARRTAHSA
- a CDS encoding alpha/beta fold hydrolase; this encodes MDYEMFDLGTVRLQEGATLSDAKLAYKTYGELNGDKSNAIVYPTWYSGQHYDNEWLIGEGMALDPARYFIIIPNMLGNGLSSSPSNTPAPHDRASFPRVTMYDNVQFQHRLVTERFGIGTLELVTGWSMGAGQTYQWAVSFPDMVKRILPFCGSAKTSLHNFVFLEGVRAALTADAAYNGGRYDKQPDIGLRAMARVYAGWGFCQQFYRETIYEREPLGYASLEDFLVAFWEGLFLKRDANNLLTMLWTWQHADIGNTPGMRSVEDALGAIRAPAIVMPAQQDLYFPPEDNEWEVKHMHRAELRVIPGAWGHFAGGGLNPEDTRFIDNGLKELLATEV
- a CDS encoding dihydrofolate reductase family protein; this translates as MTTLSSRRLVLSTLVSLNGVISKPMAWAGPYFGPGSATASLAALRGCSAMLMGRRTYDDFSRQWPDTPGDYAAHLNAMPKYVFSSTLRDPHWTNTTVLDTEITETVAAMKREPGGDLIVYGHGRFGRTLTAAGLVDELAVTVVPVIVPDGASFSDPGDAPSAWEMLSAGPGADPGLVSLHYRPRRG